From the Deinococcus sonorensis KR-87 genome, the window GAGGCCGAGGGGCGCGCCTGGCTGACCGCACGGCTCGCCCGAGGCTGACCGAGACCGTGCCTCATCACCAGGTGTCGCCCCCTCCGGGTGGTGGCCACGCGCCGAGCATCCGGCGCAGCAGGATCACCTGCCCCAGGTGCACGGCATTGTGGAGGGCGTGAAGCGTCAGCTCGTGGCCCAGCGTGTCGCGCCCGCGCACCAGCCGCGTGAGGTCCGCCTCGCGGGCCAGCCGCTTCACGTCCTCCAGCCCGTCCAGAAAGGACGCCCTGAGCGCGTCCCAGCCGTCCGGATCCACGCTGGGCCAGCCGTCGGCGGCCTGAGCCGGTGGGGCGGCCGGTTCGCCCCGGCCGAGTGCCAGCGTGTACTGCTGCCAGAAGCGCAGGTGCGCCACCAGTTCGGCCACCGTATGCGGGGACCCGCCCACGGGGCGGCAGGCGTCCTCCGCGCTCAGCCCGTCCAGCGCCCGGCCCGGCGGCACGAAGGCGCTGCCCTGGTCCAGCAGCAGTTCCAGCGCTTCTGGCGAGGGGCCGAGCAGCGGCGGTGGGTCAGGTGCCTGCGTCATGGCGCCTCAGTACTTCTGCGCCACCGTCTTGGTCTGCAGGAACCAGAACAGGTAATCCGGGCCGCCGACCTTGGCGTTGGTGCCGCTCATGCCGTAGCCGCCGAACGCGTGGGTGCCGCTCATGGCGCCGGTGCACTTGCGGTTGATGTAGAGGTTGCCCACGTGGAAGCGGCGGCGGGCGGCCGAGATCTTCTGCGGATCGCGGCTGTAGAAGCTGCCGGTCAGGCCGTAGTCGCTGTCGTTGGCCAGTTCGAGCGCGTGCTCCCAGTCGCGGGCGCGGGTAAAGGTCAGCACCGGCCCGAAAATCTCCTCCTGGAACAGCGGATCGTTCGGCTGCACGTCCCCGAAGATGGTGGGGGCCAGATACGCCCCGTGCAGGCCC encodes:
- a CDS encoding DinB family protein: MTQAPDPPPLLGPSPEALELLLDQGSAFVPPGRALDGLSAEDACRPVGGSPHTVAELVAHLRFWQQYTLALGRGEPAAPPAQAADGWPSVDPDGWDALRASFLDGLEDVKRLAREADLTRLVRGRDTLGHELTLHALHNAVHLGQVILLRRMLGAWPPPGGGDTW